One segment of Arvicanthis niloticus isolate mArvNil1 chromosome 5, mArvNil1.pat.X, whole genome shotgun sequence DNA contains the following:
- the Rgs3 gene encoding regulator of G-protein signaling 3 isoform X9, which yields MKNKLAIFRRRNESPGAQPASKTDKTTKSFKPTSEEALKWSESLEKLLLHKYGLEVFQAFLRTEFSEENLEFWLACEDFKKVKSQSKMAAKAKKIFAEFIAIQACKEVNLDSYTREHTKENLQSITRGCFDLAQKRIFGLMEKDSYPRFLRSDLYLDLINQKKMSPPL from the exons ATGAAGAATAAGCTGGCTATCTTCAGGCGGCGGAATGAATCTCCTGGGGCCCAGCCAGCCAGCAAGACAGACAAGACAACCAAGTCCTTCAA GCCTACCTCGGAGGAAGCCCTCAAGTGGAGTGAGTCCCTGGAAAAGCTGCTGCTTCATAAAT ATGGCTTAGAAGTGTTCCAGGCCTTTCTTCGCACTGAGTTCAGTGAGGAGAACCTGGAGTTTTGGCTGGCTTGTGAGGATTTCAAGAAGGTCAAATCACAGTCCAAGATGGCAGCCAAAGCCAAGAAGATCTTTGCTGAATTCATTGCGATCCAGGCTTGCAAGGAG GTAAACCTGGACTCGTACACACGAGAACACACCAAGGAGAACCTGCAGAGCATCACCCGAGGCTGCTTTGACCTGGCACAAAAACGTATCTTTGGGCTCATGGAGAAGGACTCTTACCCTCGCTTCCTTCGCTCTGACCTCTACCTGGACCTCATTAACCAGAAGAAGATGAGTCCCCCGCTCTAG
- the Rgs3 gene encoding regulator of G-protein signaling 3 isoform X8, protein MLRGMYLTRNGNLQRRHTMKEAKDMKNKLAIFRRRNESPGAQPASKTDKTTKSFKPTSEEALKWSESLEKLLLHKYGLEVFQAFLRTEFSEENLEFWLACEDFKKVKSQSKMAAKAKKIFAEFIAIQACKEVNLDSYTREHTKENLQSITRGCFDLAQKRIFGLMEKDSYPRFLRSDLYLDLINQKKMSPPL, encoded by the exons ATGCTCCGAGGCATGTACCTCACACGCAATGGGAACCTACAGAGGCGGCACACCATGAAGGA AGCCAAGGACATGAAGAATAAGCTGGCTATCTTCAGGCGGCGGAATGAATCTCCTGGGGCCCAGCCAGCCAGCAAGACAGACAAGACAACCAAGTCCTTCAA GCCTACCTCGGAGGAAGCCCTCAAGTGGAGTGAGTCCCTGGAAAAGCTGCTGCTTCATAAAT ATGGCTTAGAAGTGTTCCAGGCCTTTCTTCGCACTGAGTTCAGTGAGGAGAACCTGGAGTTTTGGCTGGCTTGTGAGGATTTCAAGAAGGTCAAATCACAGTCCAAGATGGCAGCCAAAGCCAAGAAGATCTTTGCTGAATTCATTGCGATCCAGGCTTGCAAGGAG GTAAACCTGGACTCGTACACACGAGAACACACCAAGGAGAACCTGCAGAGCATCACCCGAGGCTGCTTTGACCTGGCACAAAAACGTATCTTTGGGCTCATGGAGAAGGACTCTTACCCTCGCTTCCTTCGCTCTGACCTCTACCTGGACCTCATTAACCAGAAGAAGATGAGTCCCCCGCTCTAG